Proteins from a single region of Salvia miltiorrhiza cultivar Shanhuang (shh) unplaced genomic scaffold, IMPLAD_Smil_shh original_scaffold_265, whole genome shotgun sequence:
- the LOC131003731 gene encoding glycine-rich RNA-binding protein RZ1C-like: MGSRKGKEVLVAAKGSTSSSKGGKKKWKGPKGKHDNEASGSGKAKADGPTGGVKKPTEKGKCFKCGKVGHWKKDCPVLKAKGQGLQANKGTGK, translated from the exons atgggctcgCGTaaagggaaagaggtccttgttgctgccaagggatctacttcttcgtcgaaaggcgggaaaaagaagtggaaaggtccaaagggcaagcatgacaatgaagctagtgggagcggtaaagccaaagcagatgGCCCTACTGGCGGTGTGAAGAAGCCGACCGAAAAggggaagtgcttcaagtgtggcaaggttgggcattggaagaaagattgtccagtgctcaaggcaaagggacaag ggcttcaagccaacaagggaactggcaagtga